The Methanospirillum lacunae nucleotide sequence GTACTTGCAAGTAGGTACGGATGTGACAGTTCGCTTGCAGGATGGTTAATTGTTGGAACATATGTAATTTCACTTATTACCATGCCACTTGTTTTTATGGCACTTCAAATAAATTGCATTTTTTCATAAATAAAGTGGAAATCAAGGACTTGGTGTACCATTCATGAAATGAGTAGTTTTGTATAGGGAGACGGGGCATCTATGTCACAATCATAATTATGACCTGGACTCACTATGATAGCGCGATCAGCATCAATGGATGAATGGTTCAGGATTCCAGAGCATGAAAACCTGATTAAAGGGACAGATATCCCACCAGTCTGCATGTAATCCATACTCAAAAGAACTGTATTTTCACCCTGATTGTATCAGGTCAATTCTGATCATACCAATAATTGCCTGATCTTTTTCATTTTTAGAAACATACAGCCATCAGTTGCACCCTTCTTTCGGTTTATCCTTGTTCGTGATGACCTTTGTATCAGAACTTGGAGAAAACATGACCGGAACCAGAAATATTGCCATTTATGGAAAGGGGGGTATTGGAAAGTCAACTACGACTTCCAATATCAGTGCAGCCCTTGCTGATAGTGGCCTGAAGGTCATCCAGATAGGATGCGACCCAAAGAGTGATTCAACCAACAACCTCCGTGGAGGAAAATCCATTCCATCAGTTCTTGATGCAATCAGGAGCGGGAAAAAGGTTGAAATTGAAGACATCGTGTACGAGGGATTTGGTGGCGTACTATGCATAGAAGCTGGAGGACCTGAACCCGGTGTCGGATGTGCAGGACGAGGTATCATTGCTGCAATCGAGCTTCTCAGACAGAAGAAGGTCTTTGAGCAGTATAAACCGGATGTTGTTCTCTACGATGTCCTCGGCGATGTTGTCTGTGGAGGATTCTCAGTACCAATCCGTGAAGGAGTGGCAGAACAGGTATATACGGTAACCTCCGCCGATTTCATGGCAGTGTATGCTGCAAATAACCTCTTTAAGGGTATTAAGAAGTACGCAAACAGCGGAGGAGCCCTCTTCTCTGGCATCATCGCAAACTCGGTTTCTCTGCCAATCCACAAAGAGATCATTGATGATTTTGCAGCACAGACCGGGACAACGATCGCTGAATATGTTCCACGATCGATCACCATCACACGGAGTGAACTTCGTGGTCAGACTGCAGTTGAGTATGATCCCGATTCAGAGCAGGCTGAGGTCTACCGCAGGCTTGCAAAAGCGATCATAACCAACGAGAAGAAGTACGTCCCTGCCCCGCTTGACGCAGAAGGGCTGAAAGGCTGGGCTGAGTCATGGTCAGACCGCCTCCTTGACAAAAAGGAAGAGGAACAGACTCACCGGTCAAAGACTGCAATAGCTGCAACATAATCACAGAAAGGAGTAATTATGGTATATAACACCAGGGAAGAGGCAGAAAGGGAACTCTATGAGAAGAAGATAGATCTCTCACAGAACACCTGCCCAAATCGTGAACAGCGGGCAAACGGTATCAATATCTTCTATGGAAAGGCAAGTGAGCTTGTTGACCAGGCAAAGTCAGGATGCCTCAAAAATCATGAGCGGGGATTTGCCCAGTCATCGGGATGTACGCTCAACTTCTACCTCTCGGTTCGTGTCGGAACCATCAGGGATTCGGCAACCATCTTCCATGCTCCGGTAGGGTGCTCGTCATCAGCACTCGGGTACCGGGAACTCTTCAGGGGTATCCCGGTTGAGCTTGGAAGACCTGTAAACTACGACCTGCACTGGATGACCACGAACCTTCGGGACAGAGATGTGGTATATGGTGCAGGCGACAAACTCAAGAAGACTATATACGAGGCACAAAGACGGTACAATCCAAAGGCCATCTTTATTCTGACATCCTGTACAACCGGAATTATCGGTGAGGATATTGAAGGAGCAGTCGCAGATGTCCAGCCGCACATCGATGCGACCATCGTTCCAATCCACTGTGAAGGAGTCAGATCCCGGCTGGTTCAGACCGGATATGATGCATTCTGGCATGCCATTCTGAAGTACCTGGTAAAGAAACCACAGAAGAAGCAGGAAGACCTGGTCAATGTTGCAAGCATGCTCTCATATACCTGGCAGGACAGGCTTGAAATCCAGAGACTGCTGAGCAAAGTAGGTCTTCGTGCAAACCTGATTCCTGAGTTTGCAAGTGTTGAGCAGTTCCAGCAGCTCTCTGAAGCAGCAGTGACAGCACCGCTCTGCCCCACATATACCGATTACATCTCACGTGGACTTGAGCAGGAGTACGGTGTTCCATACTTCATGTATCCGTCACCAATGGGAGTTGCAAACACCGATCAGTGGCTCAGACAGATAGGAAAACATACCGGAAAGGTTGATGAGATCGAGGCATTGATCGAGGATGAACACAAGACCTGGCTTCCAAAGCTGCAGGCAATCAGATCAGAATTCGACCGGATTGCAGCAGAGAAAGGAAGCAAAGTCAGGGTTCTCGGATCACTTGGTCAGGGAAGACTGCTTGCTCAGCTCCCGTACTTTGACGAACTCGGACTCACCTCTCCGGCAGCGATGTCACAGGACTATGACAACCTGATCCTGGAAGATCTTGAGGATGTCATTGCAAAGGTTGGTGACTTCGATCTCCTGGTTAACACCTTCCAGGCCGCAGAACAGTCACATATCACCGAGCAACTTGATCCTGATCTGACACTCAGCTGCCCGTTCCAGGGTGGTGCATACAAGAGAGTTAAAGGATCAACCAGGATTCACGCACTTCGTGGAGATCCAGACCCCTGGAGTGCCCAGAGTGGATACACCGGGGCAATTGCGTATGGAAACTTCCTGCTTCAGGCTCTCAAGAGTTCTGCATTCCAGAAGACCCTGAAAGCAAAGACAAAAGACAGTTACCGCGAGTGGTGGTTCAAACAGTCAAACCCGCTCTATTACATGAAGCCGGAGAGTATTTAATGAGCAGTGCAGAAGCAGAATCGGCATCTGAAGATTTATCAGAGGGAAGAGCAATAGAGGCTCCTAGGTTTTCCTGTGCACTCGGGGGAGCTCTTGGAACTGCATTAGGGATTTACGGAACTGTCCCAATTCTCCACTCAGGAGCTGGATGTGGTATCGGTCAGCTTTTCGGCCAACTCTATGCAGGAGGACAGAATGCAGGTGGTCCACAGGGAGGAACCAGTACTCCCTGTTCCTCACTTGTCGAGCACCACGTGGTATTTGGCGGTGAAGAGAAACTCAAGGATCTCATCAAAGCAAGTACTGAGCTGATGGAAGGTGATCTGTATGCTGTTATCACCGGCTGTGTTCCGTCTCTTATCGGAGATGATGTAAATGCAGTTGTCAGGCCATTTAAAGATGAGAACGATATCATTTACG carries:
- a CDS encoding nucleotide-binding protein; the encoded protein is MTFVSELGENMTGTRNIAIYGKGGIGKSTTTSNISAALADSGLKVIQIGCDPKSDSTNNLRGGKSIPSVLDAIRSGKKVEIEDIVYEGFGGVLCIEAGGPEPGVGCAGRGIIAAIELLRQKKVFEQYKPDVVLYDVLGDVVCGGFSVPIREGVAEQVYTVTSADFMAVYAANNLFKGIKKYANSGGALFSGIIANSVSLPIHKEIIDDFAAQTGTTIAEYVPRSITITRSELRGQTAVEYDPDSEQAEVYRRLAKAIITNEKKYVPAPLDAEGLKGWAESWSDRLLDKKEEEQTHRSKTAIAAT
- a CDS encoding nitrogenase component 1: MVYNTREEAERELYEKKIDLSQNTCPNREQRANGINIFYGKASELVDQAKSGCLKNHERGFAQSSGCTLNFYLSVRVGTIRDSATIFHAPVGCSSSALGYRELFRGIPVELGRPVNYDLHWMTTNLRDRDVVYGAGDKLKKTIYEAQRRYNPKAIFILTSCTTGIIGEDIEGAVADVQPHIDATIVPIHCEGVRSRLVQTGYDAFWHAILKYLVKKPQKKQEDLVNVASMLSYTWQDRLEIQRLLSKVGLRANLIPEFASVEQFQQLSEAAVTAPLCPTYTDYISRGLEQEYGVPYFMYPSPMGVANTDQWLRQIGKHTGKVDEIEALIEDEHKTWLPKLQAIRSEFDRIAAEKGSKVRVLGSLGQGRLLAQLPYFDELGLTSPAAMSQDYDNLILEDLEDVIAKVGDFDLLVNTFQAAEQSHITEQLDPDLTLSCPFQGGAYKRVKGSTRIHALRGDPDPWSAQSGYTGAIAYGNFLLQALKSSAFQKTLKAKTKDSYREWWFKQSNPLYYMKPESI